One Oikeobacillus pervagus genomic window carries:
- a CDS encoding nicotinate phosphoribosyltransferase, producing MIGRDDSLTLHTDLYQINMGKTYWVDGIHERNAVFDLYFRKMPFDNGFAVFAGLEKVIQFLENFHFTESDIEYLRTEVGYEEEFLQYLKNMKFTGTIRSMVEGELVFANEPIMRIEAPLIQAQLIETPILNMINYQTLIATKAARIKQVVGDETVMEFGTRRAQEMDAALWGTRAAFVGGCDATSNVRAGKLFGIPVAGTHAHAMVQAYRDEYTAFCKYAETHKDCVFLVDTYDTLKSGVPTAIRVAKEKGDTINFLGVRLDSGDIAYLSKAARKMLDEAGFPEAKIFASNDLDEQTIMHLKAQGAKVDSWGIGTKLITCFDQPALGAVYKLVSIEDENGEMQDTIKISSNTEKVTTPGLKNVYRIINKKTNKSEGDYITLQDENPQEEKKIKMFHPVHTFISKEVTDFEAIDLHQNIYVDGKLVYELPRLKEIQDYVKDNLLYLWDEYKRTLNPAEYPVDLSEKCWNNKMENINDIMEKVAKMKK from the coding sequence ATGATTGGCCGGGATGATAGTTTAACTTTACATACAGATTTATATCAAATTAATATGGGGAAAACGTATTGGGTGGATGGCATTCATGAGCGAAACGCCGTTTTTGACCTGTATTTTCGCAAAATGCCCTTTGACAATGGATTCGCGGTTTTTGCAGGATTAGAAAAGGTCATTCAATTTTTAGAGAATTTCCATTTTACCGAAAGTGATATTGAGTACTTACGAACTGAGGTTGGCTATGAGGAAGAATTTTTACAGTATTTGAAAAATATGAAGTTTACAGGGACCATTCGTTCCATGGTGGAAGGGGAATTGGTATTTGCGAATGAACCCATTATGAGGATAGAAGCCCCACTCATTCAGGCTCAATTAATTGAAACGCCTATTTTAAATATGATTAACTATCAAACATTAATTGCAACAAAAGCTGCTCGAATTAAGCAAGTGGTAGGCGATGAAACCGTAATGGAATTTGGAACAAGAAGGGCTCAAGAAATGGATGCGGCTCTTTGGGGGACTCGTGCAGCCTTTGTTGGTGGATGTGATGCGACAAGTAATGTTCGTGCAGGGAAACTCTTTGGTATTCCAGTCGCGGGAACACATGCCCACGCGATGGTTCAAGCGTATCGCGATGAATATACGGCCTTTTGTAAATATGCCGAGACCCACAAAGATTGCGTGTTTTTAGTAGATACGTATGACACATTAAAATCAGGCGTTCCAACAGCCATTCGTGTAGCAAAAGAAAAAGGGGATACGATTAACTTTCTCGGAGTTCGCTTAGATAGCGGGGATATTGCCTATTTATCAAAAGCGGCGAGAAAGATGTTGGATGAAGCTGGATTTCCAGAGGCCAAAATTTTTGCGTCAAATGATTTAGATGAACAGACGATTATGCATTTAAAAGCACAAGGTGCAAAGGTGGATTCATGGGGGATTGGAACAAAGCTCATTACCTGCTTTGATCAACCGGCATTAGGCGCAGTGTACAAATTAGTATCCATTGAGGACGAAAATGGTGAAATGCAAGACACTATTAAAATTTCAAGTAATACTGAAAAAGTGACAACTCCAGGATTAAAAAATGTATACCGAATTATCAATAAGAAAACCAATAAATCAGAAGGGGATTATATTACATTACAAGATGAAAACCCCCAAGAAGAGAAGAAAATAAAAATGTTCCACCCTGTCCATACTTTTATTAGTAAGGAGGTAACGGATTTCGAGGCAATCGATCTTCATCAAAATATTTATGTAGATGGAAAACTAGTATATGAATTACCGCGTCTAAAAGAAATTCAAGATTATGTGAAGGATAACCTACTTTACTTATGGGATGAATATAAACGCACATTGAATCCGGCTGAGTATCCGGTCGATTTAAGTGAAAAATGTTGGAATAATAAAATGGAGAATATTAATGACATAATGGAAAAAGTAGCGAAAATGAAGAAATAA